The Vigna angularis cultivar LongXiaoDou No.4 chromosome 6, ASM1680809v1, whole genome shotgun sequence genome contains the following window.
AACATATCAATgcaatacacacacacacatatatatatatatatatatatatatatatatatatatatatatatatatatatatatatataaagaccACCTTTAAGTATCTAAAATCAATAAATGAGACGAAATTTgatcataatttaaattatatagttattatttGGTTAGACATAGTGTTTCATGATATGTGTATACTTAATGTTATACTTGTTTTGATGTGAATTTGAAAGGCAACATAGATAATTGATATTGATGCAAACACATAATTAACCTTATGAATGTTAAAGCAATGTGCCTACCTATGCTTTCAGAAAGTGAGAAGATCCCCCCTTTATCCAAAATAGCAAAAGTCACCAACCCTAGGGAACTTCCTTTACTTTTGTGTGCCTAAACGAGCTGGctatctatataaaaaaattccttatttaaatttattttgtgtgtGGAAGCGTTTTATGACATTTATTCCATTTTcaatcatttcattttattctttaaatgaGCTAAATTTCATTCCATGCAGACATTGAAACTACTACCATACAACATTGTTTATGGTTGTGTAATCTCCTTTCTCATATTCTTAGAGCTGCATCACTTCTCAGGACTCTTCTATTACTTACTATTTTTAGACTTGGCCCATTTTAGttattaactttcttttttaatatttaaccaCATTTTTATTCCAAGCGAAAGCAATACCCACTCCATTAGTGGCTTAGAAGCAGAAAATTATACTTCATACAAAAAAATGAAGCTAAATAGTCAATTTGAATAATCTTCTCAACATTCACATACAAAATAAAAcgttttaaagaattaaaagtaaatCAATTTTTCAcacaagttaaaagttaatttatgtatattatctctttaaaaaattatctcatTTACCATTTTTTCTGTACCAACAAACTTTGAAGAACTCCACATTTTTGTCTCAAAATCTTGATAATGACAATTCCAATTAAAACGTTCCCTCAGGTTAAAAGCCAATCCAAAATAAGACATACGTCATGATATGCTGAAGCAGCTTCAATAACCCTGTATTCTTTTCCATTTGTATGAATACATAGATCCCAACCTTCATTTTCATACCAAATCCTCTACGCCACAGAAGAATAAatgtaaaaagtgaataaagaTTTGAATCATTTCCTTTCTTCAAAATTATAACGTTTATCCTGTTATGAGAACAAAGGATAATCTTTCTTGTGTACAACTCACCATTCATAATATACTGTGGTGAAGATACCTTGCTCATAAATAATGTGTCTTTTCCTATTACAAAGTACAACATAATGCCTTTTCATAAGAAAATTATccaaatccaaaaaaaaaataatgatgtcTGCGAAAATTTGTTGAGTCCAGGCAATTTTTTTCTTGAACTACATGGACCAGAGTGTTTGTTGGGGGGTGGGGGGGTGTATAGAGGATTTAGAACAAATGCATGACGCCAGAAATGGAGAAGTAATAAGTGAACAGCCAAAAAGAGATTTCTCTCTGGACCAAGATAGGATACATGACAATCAAAATTAAGTACTAAGAGATAACTTTAATACCATCAAACACTATTGAATAGTGAAAACAGATGTTACAAAAGTTACATATGTGCAGAAAAAACAAATCAGCACTATATTTCTTGTCATCACTCAAAAAATTCACAATTTGTCAGGACAAAATTGATCCAAGTTCAACTAGAAGTGAAATCGTATTCCTTGAGGAACAAGCATGCAAGGATTGACAAGCTGTTGTGAACAAACTGCCATGGAACTCCGGAAGAGTATACAAGAAGAAGCCATTCCTACTAGCAATGTTACTTAAATATTCTTCTTAGAACCTGAATGTGACAATTTCCTGTCCAAGGACTGTAGTTTGTTGCGGAGGTTCTGGTTTTCCTCAAGTAAGCGATCATACTCAAGAAGGAACCCCTCAGATTGTTTTCTCAGAGCAGATACATTGGCTTCTGCAACATCTGCGTCTTTAATTTTTGACTGTAGTTCAGATTCTAGGCGCCTAAGTTCTGCTCTCAATCTAGTTCTTTCTTCCTCCACGCTTTTCATTTCTTCTGAAAAGGTAAATTTCCCATCTTCAGACCCTCTGCTTTGTTTCTTGACAGCTTCCATGCCCTTTCTTCGAATCCGCAGTTCTCTTATGTAATGATGTAGTCTGTCTATCATAAGCCCAAGAAAAAGTATACCGCCTGCAAATAATTGACCAAAGATGAATGACGACCAGCACCAAAGAGCAGGTATAATATTTCAGAAACATTACAGAGAAAATAGGTCCAGAAAATCAGAACTGTATTATCTGGTTGGATCGAAGCTGCATTTTCACTCTAGTCATGATGCTTTTAAGCTGTGACCAGGGTTATGATAAATCAATGGCATAAAACTTCTTTGGAAGACAGCAAAGAAAATTATGTTAACCGTGATATAATTCATATAAGATACTTCCGGGGGCTTCTTGAACAGGAGTAACTCGTTTCTGAAAATATTGTATAAAGAAAGAGCACATTGTAAGAATTTTTGGCTACAAAAGAGGATTACAGGAAGCCAGAAAAACACCATAGAAGAAACCACTAGGATTGAGCACTGTAAAACCAGCAGGATGGCTGAGCTTCATTTACATCCATGCGGTCAAATTGGATCCCCTTTTCACGCGTTCATGCAGTCAGTGAATTGAACTGTCGGATAAAATGAGACGGCTTATATCTAGAATCAGTATCTTTAGTCTGATTTACCTAGATAGATTGAGTCATTTGATCTACATCCGATGATTCCGGTTCATTGACTGAGATGGCTTGAAAAATGTTGATCCAACTTAGCACAGTGCTAGTGAAAACAATTTGTTCCTTGtggacaaaagaaaatgaaggaagaaaAGTAATTTCTCCATGGATTTGACTCCAATGCCTCAGAAAAGGAGTCAACAAAACAAAGATTCGTTTGTTAACATTTCCCAGACAATAAGACCATACAAGCTCACATTCATAATCAACGGCAATCCTGAACAGAAAAATTTAACACCACAGACAACGGCACAACTAAATGCTTTCTAGTTGTGATAGAAAAACAATCCCCAACATAGAAAACCATACACATATGATTCCTAGTTAAAATACCCACAAAAGAAGTCATCCTTTTCTCAAAGTCACATTACTCAAGTTGCTCCAACATAAAACtagggaagaaaagaaatcaaCCAGTAGCATATAAATAGAAACCTAGACATTCCAATAAGGACCCAACAAAACATATAAGAAACCTAACGCAGggaataaattgatttaattatccATGCAAGTAATTACACACAAAGGAGTCAGATCAGAAATTGAGAGAACAAATCAAATGATagcaaaataagaaaaagggaAGACAAATACCCATGAGTGTTGTTTCAAGGAGGTGCTTGGCCATGAGAACCTGATCGGTGGGATTAATGGCACCACCATCCTCGATCTCATGCTTCTGAATGTTGACCATGCTGTACACACTCGACAAGAGCACCACGAGAATGGTCCCTGCAACGGTCTTCACAACCAAGGGTCCACGACCCCGCTTCAACCGATCCAACCCCATTATCACAAGCTTCCTCAACGGGGTCTTGAACAGCAGCAAAGCTATCATCGCACCCTCCGAAAATATCAACGTGAACAGAAGCTGAATCATCTTCGTAATTCAGATCTTTCACTTCACCCTCACAATTCAAAGGGGATcagagaaaaataacaaatttatggGCCCCGTGAGAGGTTGTGCGTCACTGTCATCAATATTCAATCACAGCAGATTGgagaatcacacaaattaaaaaagaaaaaagtgacaGACAGAGAGAAGAGAAGCGAGACCCTTTCAAAAGAAGAACGACAATTGAATTCGAAGACATGGACAAAATTTTGGGTTCCTACCttcaaaaaacattttgttttgtCACTAAGTCCTCGTAGTTTCCCTTTTTTAAGGTTTTTAACTCTTCTGATTTTGCATCGCTTCCATGGTATTATCTTGTATTTACATGTTTAGATCAATTCGTGCACAGATTGagtttttttcacaaaaattcaataaatttaattattttttgttgtgcCCCTAATAGTTTGCATTACAAATCAAATGATTTTCTATTACCTTTATCGTACTTAGTCTTCGAACTTATTATTTACATTTGTTTCCCTTTGCTtttaattgatgttatgttGGATGAAGAGTAGCGTACACAAAAATGAATGAGAACTGGATTCCAAGCATGTAATTTCTAAAGAACTAAAATGTTTTTACTTTGCTTATGCAGTTAGAGAATTAATGCataatttttctcattttctaaaGAAAAGTAGAAAAGTAGCATGACCATAATTTAACAAGAATTCAGTTCAGTTAGGACAGTTACCATAATTTGGAAGGAGAAACAGACACCTTAGTTGAGGTACTATTAACTGATAATGTTTTGTATATTTGGAACATGGGAATAATCGATGAGggtttttaatgtttaataccttttcttttttgatttcttatttattagttttgttcaaaatgatctttttattttttaattgttcaaatgatttcatcttttataaaaatgattcaatTTGATCTTTTTTAATGACGGCGCGCTAACGGCGTAATGTTCACTTTAGTTAATGTTAAGTGATTTATACAGTTTAGTAATCCGTGACAACATCAGTCTAATTGACGTAACAAtgttaaaagttaaagttaaatttaagcTGAAGAGTAGAAGTGTAGAAGACAAACATGGTGGAGTAATGGTGTGATTTGGAGTTTTGCATATTaggaattttttaatttagaatgtTAGAATTTTCTGTGCAGGTTACATGATTGAGGTTGAACAAGGAGAGATTGGGGGTCATGATTTCACGATTCGTGATGAAGGGGAAGACGAGTAAGGCATTTCACGGTGGTGGCACTATTGTAGCTTGGTTATTGTTATCGAGAAGAGGAAGATAATGATTAGGTTTTCACGTTCTTAATTTAGGATTTTGTGGTGGTTTCTTGTCGATTAAATCATGATCATAGAAATTTAAACGAATGTTtctcttattcttttatatatatatatatatatatatatatatatatatatatatatatatatatatatatatatgataaaaagagaattatatttattgaatatagCACATTGATAtcattgttaaattttcctaAAAGATTCAACACcaattaatagtaaataaatttatataaaatatcataatagtACCTTTATCCactcaaaatattaagaaaataaatgtcTGAAtctttttagttatattttctctatcttaatatataatataagactTCTTACTGCTGTTTCAAACCTACGGATAAATTTGAAGTAGATGATTACTGTTGTGGTGAACTTAGCATAGACCAAACTTGCAACGCTGCCAAAGGTAATGGCATCAAACTTGGGAAAACAAGGATAAGCTACACACTTCAAAGACTGAAAGGTTGAACTCCGGGCATCTTACACTGACTCTTTCTTCAAATTATACTTTGTCAGCAAATTTCTAATTAGGGTTCTTAGTGTTGTTGCTGACCGTTGCTTCGGGTTATAATACCTGCGATTATACTTTGTCAGCAAATCTCTAATTATGTGTCATTTATAAAGATAAATCAAGATAATACCTGCGATTAGAAGTTTATCTGTGACTGTCATCCCTGATTCCAGTAGATAACTACACAGGTCGTATTTCACTCATTTACAtgttaaaataagaatcaaaccaggtttttattttaatattttcaaattttttatctttaccATTATGCTTTGTTCTTTATAGAAGATCATTGCAGATAGCTTCAAGAGCTTTCCAGAAGAAGAACCATTCGACATAAACAGATGTAACCATTCTGATTTAATATTTAGTATTCAACTTGTATGTTCCAGTATAGCATTATCAACACGTCTGAAATTCCACGCTGTCGAAATGGGAAGCATACTTTTTAAGTCACATTCATCTTTGTCGCGATGCCAAATATACACTACTGGTTCACGTGCACTTGTTTCCAGCGCTCTGAGGCAATGCAATTGATTAAATCAAAAACTAATTTGCTGTGGATCTAAGCTAACAACTGGCTAATGAATAATAGGAGCAACGTTAAACTGtagaaattttgtttaaaaaaaagaagcttAATATAGTTAGCGAACATAGTAATAAAATAGTTCTTGCTACAAACTGTTCACAAGCATTCTCTAGCTACGAGAATATTTACAAAAGAAAGCTTGACAATTACaactaacaagaaaattggtaaTAATACTAGAAAAGCTTGCTTGCAAACTCTTCAAAATCCCTCTCCTCATGAGATGATGAAACTGCAGCAGCAAATTGCCTGAGTTCTGAGAGACTCCTACCTAGCTGTAAAGCTACTTTGATTTCAAACAATTCCCCATTTTCCCTTTTATGAGGATCTTCTTCAGCAATATTCAGTTCAATGCTCTCTTCCATGAGCTTAAAAAAACCAGAATTTGCCCTATACATCTCAAACACCATCCCCACTTGCCCCCCATGCTCTAATGTGTTGACAACACTTGCCAAAGCTCCTCCAATAACCCCAACCATCACTGGCCAAGATGAACTCACAGAACCCAAAAAGCACGAACCCAATGCTGCAAGGCCAGATAGTAGAGGACCAGAAACTGCTAATACCTTGTTGAAGTTCAAAACTTGTTTACCCAACCTCAAGTACTCTGCCATGTCCTTCTTTCTCAAAATCATCCCAATCTTTCTCATTTCAGCCTCTGACCTTGCATCCCATCCATTTTTCCCTTTCAGTTTCCCTCCCAACTCTTCTTTTCTTCGACTCCTTTGCTTCTGTCTAGGCCACCACACTGCTGGCTCCACAGTTCGAGGGAGTTTTTCGAGCATTGAGCCCAATAGAGGAAGAGGGTAGGCCCCGTCCAATGCAAGCACTTTCTCCATTGCTTCTTCAACATCATTCTCACTAGGATTCCCTAGAGAAAGCCTTGTTCTGAGTTCTCCATGAAGCTGCTTGAACAACCTAGCAGCATTTCTCTGCTCCTCTGCAAGCTGTGATGGCTGAATTTTGTTCATCACCAAAATCAACCCTGTGGCTGCCATATAAAGAATTGTGGAGGACACCTTCAAGGCCACAATATGTGCTCCACTTGGACTAGCAGCTGCAAGCCCAACCATAGCCGAAGCAGAAAGAGTGATCATATTAACAGATGTCACTAGAAGGCGGTTCCAGTTGTCACGCTGTGCTCCAATATTCTTGTGCATCTCTATTCTATCTGCTACTACGTCCATAATCAAATGAAGCTTGACCTCCTCCATGGAATTTGGTGTGCTTGTTCCAGATGTTGTAGAATCGTTAGTGTTGATTTTGGAGTAGTAAGGATCTTCTTTTGTATGAGTTGTGGTGGTGGTTGGAATGTATTTATGTAGATAATCCAATTCTGCCACCAGACTTCTGTTAGGAAGCCTTGCAGTGGAGATGTTTTTTACCTTGATCTTCGGAACATCGATTGATACAGCTATCCTTCTTGGACTGAAATATGAGAAAGAAGAACATTTGCTTGAAAGCATATTGGTTCCCATGTGCTATTACCACCACTTTATCAATATTCAGTACTTTTTGTTTATGAAGGCCTTAACCAGTAATAGTATATGATTGAAGACACGTTTGGGATTGAATTGTGCCAATTTCTCTTACAGCACATGCATATATGTATAAGCAGGTGGAATGTAATTGAGAAGTTTCACAACATGGTTGAACATGTTCTGAGCATTGAAAACTACTTGTCCTTTCATTTTGGCTATTTCTGCTTTTCTCCCTCCTATGCTGACTTTCAACAGAAATAACGAGTAAACCTGTAATACCAACagaaaagaaattgttaaaaaaaataaattgtgccCTGAAGAAGAGTTTAGCTAATGACCCTGCGAAATCTAGTTGAAtgttttaactttcttttttgaCAACCAACAACCACAATATGATAATAATATCTGCTATAATAAAACATACATAAGCCTCCAGAATAAACTAAAACACATGGTTAAGGTTAATATTTTAGTGCATTCCCATGCATTTACTTAATCAAAACATTTTGACAGAGTTTAAGAACGTATAACTCAgtccatttcttttttttcacatttattgTATTCTTTCACGTGGGTTGAGTAAATTTGATTTTCCATAATTGATGACTGTAGAGTGCCGCGGTTGTTTACAAGATACTATCACTTTGAAATTAATGCCTGTACATATTTGTCAGGTATAACTCAATAGGGTCAGAGGTTTCATTTTCTGACCAGTTCCTCAAAATCCCTGCGCATTGTGATTATAACTTTTGATTAACTTAAGTAAAATAAGGCAAATATTTCTCTTGTTTTCACATATCCTTCACCTTTTTCAAGTTGAATACTATACCTCAGTTTTTCAGGAAGTATTTTACCAGCTATACTTGgtataatttcatatatttcccaacatataaaaatatttactatactagtctaaaattcaaattttaataataaagacaTAAAAAATGTATAGTGTGATTATCAAATTTTGGTTATACTGAAATTCACATGTTGAAAATGTTTAATCAATTGGAACTATTTCGcatcaattaaattttgatgTCAATGGAAATGAAAGGATGGATATTGTATTTAATcacaacttaaaaaataataatcatatcatGTCATACTCTGTCTATTTTCTAAAGTTTCTTGTAGAAAAAATTATAGGACAAGTGTATGTATATTAGTATTCATACCATGTCACGTCTTTCTAAATTGTTTTGTTGAAATTGTCAgtgcaaaaatatgatttatatcaGTATATACTTGTCAAATTTATAAGCCAACAAGTCAATGACCCCTTATTTTGGGTAAATGTACTTCCTAACATCCATGAAAAGCAGGTGGAGTTGTCTCAATAAATTAGAAGCCTAACCTAACACGAAGAGTTAGTTGTCTCAACTTCCACGTGACTTGAAATAGAACAAGTGCCACTCATCTTCCTCTGAGGATTTAACAAAACATAGATTTTGACAAAAGACAATACAAGAACATTGGGATTTTTTATTCTTGTGCGATGCTTCAATCCCTTCATCGATGCTGTTTCTCGTAGAAGTCCATAAAATCCCAAATGATACAATGCTCTATTTATAATACTAGATATGTTCATCAATTATGCATTTGTGCTGTTATGTTTATCTGGTATTCAAACATTATTATCAAACTTCACTTCACAACTGGATAATgaatttctttccttttcataGCTAATTTTACGACTTAACAAGTTGGATAACAACAAACTAGATTAAATGATGCTAATGACACTCCATAAAATTAATTTCCTCTAAAAAAGATTTTtcctaaaaatatattcatcatTAGATAGTTGCCTAGAACAATTAGCTGCGTAGTTACTGTTTTGTCTCCAAAATTCTTTTGACATTTACAGATGAGCGTAAAGCGTGTGttcaattcaattaaaacaCTAGTTAAACTGTTTTGAAGTTAATTTCTCCGATATGAATCTATGATAAAGAACTAAT
Protein-coding sequences here:
- the LOC108341138 gene encoding uncharacterized protein LOC108341138 — encoded protein: MIQLLFTLIFSEGAMIALLLFKTPLRKLVIMGLDRLKRGRGPLVVKTVAGTILVVLLSSVYSMVNIQKHEIEDGGAINPTDQVLMAKHLLETTLMGGILFLGLMIDRLHHYIRELRIRRKGMEAVKKQSRGSEDGKFTFSEEMKSVEEERTRLRAELRRLESELQSKIKDADVAEANVSALRKQSEGFLLEYDRLLEENQNLRNKLQSLDRKLSHSGSKKNI
- the LOC108318727 gene encoding probable F-box protein At4g22030, translating into MGTNMLSSKCSSFSYFSPRRIAVSIDVPKIKVKNISTARLPNRSLVAELDYLHKYIPTTTTTHTKEDPYYSKINTNDSTTSGTSTPNSMEEVKLHLIMDVVADRIEMHKNIGAQRDNWNRLLVTSVNMITLSASAMVGLAAASPSGAHIVALKVSSTILYMAATGLILVMNKIQPSQLAEEQRNAARLFKQLHGELRTRLSLGNPSENDVEEAMEKVLALDGAYPLPLLGSMLEKLPRTVEPAVWWPRQKQRSRRKEELGGKLKGKNGWDARSEAEMRKIGMILRKKDMAEYLRLGKQVLNFNKVLAVSGPLLSGLAALGSCFLGSVSSSWPVMVGVIGGALASVVNTLEHGGQVGMVFEMYRANSGFFKLMEESIELNIAEEDPHKRENGELFEIKVALQLGRSLSELRQFAAAVSSSHEERDFEEFASKLF